One genomic segment of Aquipluma nitroreducens includes these proteins:
- a CDS encoding rhodanese-like domain-containing protein: MNTPHHKKQISKFALISLVFLTFLIQVASGQSVYVGKAGPQGKVLKKYIEPSELRKLTDNPVDSIWIIDVRSEKAFASGHIPTAKSFPAGDVMNRLNEISKNQYLIIYCTVGANAQIVSKKLKKAGYKRYVNWGGISRWEWDKGIE; this comes from the coding sequence ATGAACACGCCACACCATAAAAAACAAATTTCAAAGTTTGCATTGATTTCTTTGGTATTCCTGACTTTTCTGATTCAGGTTGCTTCCGGACAATCCGTATATGTGGGGAAAGCAGGGCCTCAGGGCAAAGTATTGAAAAAGTACATTGAGCCATCGGAGTTGAGAAAGCTCACTGACAACCCGGTCGATTCGATATGGATTATTGATGTTCGTTCTGAAAAAGCTTTTGCCAGCGGTCATATTCCAACTGCGAAATCCTTTCCGGCAGGAGATGTAATGAACCGATTAAATGAAATTTCGAAGAACCAGTATTTGATTATTTATTGCACCGTAGGAGCCAACGCACAAATTGTATCGAAAAAACTAAAAAAAGCAGGATATAAACGTTATGTGAATTGGGGTGGCATTTCGCGTTGGGAATGGGACAAGGGAATTGAATAA
- the pepF gene encoding oligoendopeptidase F has protein sequence MKLFKLKSHLATLIVLTLVATTNGYGQKNREEIPEKYKWNLADLFPSDEAWRTAFSDITTQLDQVEKFKGTLTQSSGNLLQALEFNTSISKEASKLYSYVSMNSDLDTRNMKYTGMKQELQQLFSKFGAKAAFIEPEILTADWEKIDGFIKQEPKLEVYRKGLEDMFRTKKHTLSEPEERIMALSRTISGVPESVFGTFSDAEMPSPEVTLSNGEKVKLTSSEYNKLRGSANRNDREIAFKAYWDNYAKFKATFGETLNGKVNADLFRFRARHYSSSLEASLYPNNIPVEVYQSLITNVNKSLPAFHRYLNIKKRMMGVDTLKYLDLYAPVVKDVDLKYSYEDATKIILEALKPMGAEYVATVKKAIDERWIDVYPTPGKRTGAYSNGSSYDGHPYILLNYNNFYNDVSTVAHELGHTMHSYFSNKTQPYPLARYETFVAEVASTFNEVLLFNYMIGTVKDDDVKLSLLMSWLDNFKGTLFRQTQFAEFELKIHEVAEQGKPLTGDTFSKIYKDITDKYYGNDQGICKVDDYISMEWAYIPHFYRTFYVYQYSTSFTASISLAEKVMSGDQNALKNYMKFLSAGGSDYPIEILKNAGVDMTTSEPFEKTTAAMNKVMDEIEKILDKKKK, from the coding sequence ATGAAATTATTTAAACTTAAATCGCACCTGGCTACATTGATTGTTTTGACATTGGTTGCCACAACGAATGGTTATGGCCAGAAAAACCGCGAGGAAATACCGGAAAAATACAAATGGAATTTAGCTGACCTGTTTCCCTCAGACGAAGCCTGGCGAACCGCGTTTAGCGATATAACAACCCAACTGGACCAAGTTGAAAAGTTTAAAGGTACGCTAACCCAATCATCCGGAAATCTGCTTCAGGCACTCGAATTCAATACTTCAATTTCCAAAGAAGCTTCGAAATTATACAGTTATGTTAGTATGAATTCAGACCTCGATACCCGAAACATGAAATATACCGGGATGAAACAGGAGTTACAGCAATTGTTTTCAAAATTCGGAGCTAAAGCTGCATTTATCGAGCCTGAAATTTTAACCGCCGACTGGGAAAAAATCGATGGGTTTATCAAACAAGAACCCAAACTAGAGGTTTACCGCAAAGGGTTGGAAGACATGTTTCGCACTAAAAAACATACCTTAAGCGAGCCTGAAGAGCGCATCATGGCACTTTCGCGTACGATTTCAGGAGTTCCCGAATCGGTTTTTGGCACTTTTTCTGATGCCGAAATGCCCAGTCCGGAAGTCACTTTGTCGAACGGCGAAAAAGTTAAACTTACCAGCTCGGAATACAACAAATTAAGGGGATCGGCCAACCGGAATGATCGTGAAATTGCATTTAAAGCTTATTGGGACAATTATGCAAAATTTAAAGCTACGTTTGGCGAGACACTGAATGGGAAAGTCAATGCCGATCTGTTCCGGTTCAGGGCAAGGCACTACAGTTCTTCACTGGAGGCTTCGCTTTATCCCAACAATATTCCGGTTGAAGTGTATCAATCGCTCATTACCAATGTCAATAAGAGTCTGCCTGCGTTTCACCGCTATCTGAATATCAAAAAACGGATGATGGGTGTTGACACCCTGAAATACCTTGATTTATATGCACCGGTAGTGAAAGACGTGGATCTGAAATACAGTTACGAAGATGCCACCAAAATCATTTTGGAAGCGCTTAAACCGATGGGCGCCGAGTATGTGGCAACTGTAAAAAAAGCGATCGATGAACGTTGGATCGATGTTTATCCTACTCCGGGAAAACGCACCGGAGCATATTCAAATGGATCGTCGTACGATGGGCATCCCTATATTTTACTCAATTACAACAACTTCTACAACGATGTCAGTACGGTAGCTCACGAACTTGGACATACCATGCACAGCTATTTTTCAAACAAAACCCAACCCTATCCACTCGCCCGATATGAAACTTTTGTTGCAGAAGTTGCTTCTACGTTCAACGAAGTGCTGCTTTTCAACTACATGATTGGTACTGTAAAAGACGACGATGTGAAACTTTCGCTACTGATGAGTTGGCTCGACAATTTTAAAGGAACGCTGTTTCGCCAGACCCAATTTGCTGAATTCGAACTCAAAATTCACGAAGTGGCCGAGCAAGGCAAACCACTGACCGGAGATACCTTCAGCAAAATTTACAAAGACATTACCGACAAATATTATGGCAACGACCAGGGCATTTGCAAGGTAGATGACTACATCAGTATGGAATGGGCTTACATCCCTCATTTCTACCGTACATTTTATGTTTATCAATACAGTACATCTTTCACTGCATCTATATCGCTGGCCGAAAAAGTGATGAGTGGCGATCAGAATGCACTGAAAAATTACATGAAATTTCTGTCTGCCGGAGGTTCTGACTATCCCATCGAAATTTTGAAAAATGCGGGTGTTGACATGACCACTTCTGAACCGTTTGAGAAAACGACAGCTGCTATGAATAAAGTGATGGATGAAATTGAAAAGATCCTGGATAAAAAGAAGAAATAA
- a CDS encoding response regulator transcription factor yields MTSKPTKRKVIIVDDHTLFRNGLRILLNTLEDYQVVAEAANGKQFIELLEKDLPDLVLLDINMPVMDGIEAATIAQKLYPDIKIITLSMYGEEDYYYKMVNAGVKGFVLKNSDIKEVKTALDVVFEGGSFFSSELLQNLVASLKSSSRSKEVHAELSEREMEILILICQGLSNQEIGDKLFISKRTVDKHRANILEKSESKNTAQLVVYAIKNKLVEL; encoded by the coding sequence ATGACGAGTAAACCAACAAAACGAAAAGTAATTATCGTCGACGATCATACCCTTTTTAGAAATGGGTTGCGAATCTTATTGAACACACTTGAAGACTATCAGGTAGTTGCGGAGGCCGCCAACGGCAAACAATTTATAGAACTGCTTGAAAAAGACTTGCCAGATTTGGTTTTGCTCGACATCAACATGCCCGTAATGGATGGAATTGAGGCGGCCACCATTGCACAAAAGTTGTATCCCGACATCAAAATCATCACCTTGTCGATGTATGGCGAAGAAGATTATTACTACAAAATGGTCAACGCCGGTGTGAAAGGTTTTGTTCTGAAAAACTCAGACATTAAAGAGGTAAAAACCGCGCTTGACGTGGTTTTCGAAGGTGGATCGTTCTTCTCTTCAGAACTGCTTCAAAACCTGGTTGCCAGCCTGAAATCGTCATCAAGAAGCAAAGAAGTTCATGCTGAACTTTCGGAGCGCGAAATGGAAATTCTGATCCTGATTTGTCAGGGATTATCCAATCAGGAAATTGGCGATAAACTCTTCATCAGCAAGCGTACGGTCGATAAACACCGCGCCAACATTCTCGAAAAAAGCGAAAGTAAAAATACCGCACAACTGGTGGTTTATGCCATCAAAAACAAGCTTGTCGAGTTGTAG
- a CDS encoding beta-galactosidase trimerization domain-containing protein, whose translation MKTFQRLCIALLLIFSFAKFSAAQKSMSDVPVFGAQIFIEPGQTPEDIDTWFRMLKENGMKTTRIRMFESYMHKPDETWDFSLFDLAFKAADKYGIQIYCTIFPYTEKTDIGGFKFPRDEAHLQSIALFIEKLVTHFSPYKSMYGWVLINEPGVSGNIPWTDFTKAKYQEWLQKNPQSEFVANGYPILVELTDQRFLLDYNTWFLNWIATEIKKWDTKHVLHVNNHAMFQNCAEYNFPEWRKFLTTLGGSAHASWHFGYFKREQYAMAMSANSEIVRSGAGELPWIMTEIQGGNNTYSGMAPFCPTKNEIAQWMWVTIGTQGKGGIFWSLNPRSSGIEAGEWAMLDFQDQPSDRLLAAAEVLKVIDSKPELFANAREVESGINILYVRQSLWAEKKMASPSVQNYEGRLVGGVMKSALGYFETLSELGINCSLKEFGEFDFTKDDYSGSTIILAHQISIPTEYAPKLEAFVSKGGKLIVDGLTGFFDDNLHNTMKTGFPFAKLLGGNISEFKAVDNLFDVKINELTLPAHLWRGFIRNTSGKVISTVDGEPVATRNQFEKGETLWIPSLLGLGARLGGNEQLALFLAQELKPNFNNVPYFFASQQKDILMKTLQSGNALITVVVNKSADLRRVDLKITDKSKKPVILFADKKGTVSGQTISISSEETLVVEWK comes from the coding sequence ATGAAGACTTTTCAACGATTATGTATCGCCCTTCTCCTGATTTTTTCATTTGCTAAATTTTCTGCAGCACAAAAGTCGATGTCGGATGTGCCTGTTTTTGGAGCACAGATTTTTATCGAACCGGGCCAAACTCCGGAAGATATTGATACCTGGTTTCGGATGCTGAAAGAAAACGGCATGAAAACCACTCGTATCCGTATGTTCGAATCGTACATGCACAAACCAGACGAAACCTGGGATTTCAGCTTGTTTGATTTGGCATTTAAGGCCGCCGATAAATATGGTATTCAGATCTATTGTACCATTTTCCCTTATACCGAAAAAACTGATATTGGTGGATTCAAGTTTCCGCGCGACGAAGCACACTTGCAATCAATCGCCCTATTTATTGAAAAGTTGGTAACACATTTCAGTCCGTATAAAAGCATGTATGGCTGGGTTTTAATTAACGAACCTGGCGTTTCTGGAAATATTCCATGGACCGATTTTACAAAAGCCAAATATCAGGAATGGTTGCAGAAAAATCCACAAAGCGAGTTTGTTGCGAACGGCTATCCTATTTTGGTGGAGCTTACCGATCAGCGCTTTTTGCTCGATTACAATACCTGGTTTTTAAACTGGATTGCCACCGAAATTAAGAAGTGGGATACCAAACACGTGTTGCATGTCAATAATCATGCGATGTTTCAGAACTGTGCTGAGTACAATTTTCCTGAATGGAGGAAGTTTCTGACTACTTTGGGTGGTTCGGCTCATGCAAGCTGGCATTTTGGATATTTCAAGCGAGAACAATATGCAATGGCCATGTCGGCCAATAGCGAAATTGTTCGCTCTGGCGCAGGAGAATTACCATGGATCATGACTGAAATACAAGGAGGAAACAATACCTACAGCGGAATGGCGCCTTTTTGCCCGACAAAAAATGAGATCGCCCAATGGATGTGGGTTACCATCGGAACTCAAGGCAAAGGTGGTATATTTTGGTCGCTAAATCCACGTTCATCGGGTATTGAAGCAGGGGAGTGGGCCATGCTCGATTTTCAGGATCAGCCATCTGACCGGTTACTTGCCGCTGCCGAAGTTTTGAAAGTAATTGACTCCAAACCAGAACTGTTTGCTAATGCACGTGAAGTAGAATCTGGAATCAACATTTTGTATGTACGGCAGTCGCTTTGGGCTGAGAAGAAAATGGCATCGCCTTCGGTGCAAAATTACGAAGGCCGTTTGGTTGGCGGAGTCATGAAATCGGCCTTAGGCTATTTCGAAACGCTTTCGGAATTGGGCATCAATTGCAGCCTGAAAGAATTCGGTGAGTTTGATTTCACGAAGGATGATTATTCTGGTTCTACAATTATTCTAGCGCACCAGATTTCCATTCCAACCGAATATGCTCCGAAATTGGAAGCTTTTGTTTCGAAAGGTGGAAAACTGATCGTTGACGGATTGACTGGTTTTTTTGACGATAACCTGCATAACACCATGAAGACTGGTTTCCCATTTGCCAAATTGCTGGGTGGAAACATCAGTGAATTCAAGGCTGTTGATAACCTGTTTGATGTAAAAATAAATGAGCTCACTTTGCCCGCTCACCTTTGGAGAGGTTTTATCCGGAATACATCCGGAAAAGTAATCTCGACTGTTGATGGCGAACCAGTGGCTACCCGAAACCAATTTGAAAAGGGCGAAACCTTATGGATCCCGTCGCTGCTTGGTTTGGGCGCGCGATTGGGAGGAAACGAACAATTGGCTCTATTCCTGGCTCAGGAACTGAAGCCTAATTTCAATAATGTGCCCTATTTTTTTGCATCGCAGCAAAAAGACATATTAATGAAAACACTTCAGTCGGGCAATGCTCTGATTACAGTTGTAGTTAATAAATCGGCTGATTTGAGGCGGGTTGATTTGAAAATAACTGATAAGAGTAAAAAGCCAGTTATCTTGTTTGCCGACAAAAAAGGAACTGTGTCCGGACAAACTATTTCAATTTCGTCGGAAGAGACTTTGGTTGTTGAGTGGAAGTAA
- a CDS encoding fructosamine kinase family protein, translated as MSHFQEQDVIQLCIERLTSIHGSSVRLKDSRSVGGGCINHAVKISTSVGDFFLKWNASAHADMFLKEAAGLNEMSLAGSSLLIPKVIWSKDVGDFPGLLLMEYLQPAANLSGQDERLGRGIAQLHRKTASAFGFHHANYCGTTLQDNTWTDNWPEFYTQRRIWSLVEKIRKSRGMSLEELKIYEKLVSRIPSLLPHQTEPSLIHGDLWSGNYMYTANGPALIDPACYYADREMELGMMKLFGGFSLHVWKAYQEEFPLPEGWQQRIRLYQLYHVLNHYLLFGVSYGQLALEIAREYT; from the coding sequence ATGAGTCATTTTCAGGAGCAGGATGTTATTCAATTGTGCATCGAAAGGCTGACCAGCATTCACGGTTCGTCGGTTCGGTTGAAGGACTCCCGATCAGTTGGGGGCGGATGTATTAATCATGCTGTGAAAATAAGCACATCGGTGGGCGATTTTTTCCTGAAGTGGAATGCTTCGGCTCATGCGGATATGTTCCTTAAAGAAGCTGCTGGCCTGAACGAAATGAGTTTAGCAGGTTCTTCACTGCTAATTCCGAAAGTAATATGGAGTAAGGATGTTGGTGACTTTCCGGGATTACTGTTGATGGAATATTTGCAACCTGCAGCCAATCTTTCCGGGCAAGATGAGCGGTTGGGTCGGGGAATCGCTCAGCTTCACCGAAAAACAGCCTCTGCATTTGGCTTTCATCATGCTAATTATTGTGGAACAACCCTTCAGGATAATACATGGACTGATAACTGGCCTGAATTTTATACACAACGTCGGATTTGGAGCTTGGTTGAAAAGATCAGGAAATCAAGGGGAATGTCGTTGGAAGAGCTAAAAATCTACGAAAAGCTGGTTTCCCGAATACCATCATTACTGCCTCATCAAACGGAGCCATCGCTCATTCACGGCGATTTGTGGTCGGGAAATTACATGTACACGGCAAATGGCCCGGCATTGATTGATCCTGCGTGTTATTATGCCGACCGTGAAATGGAACTGGGAATGATGAAGCTGTTTGGCGGATTTTCTTTGCATGTTTGGAAAGCTTATCAGGAAGAATTTCCGCTTCCGGAGGGTTGGCAGCAAAGAATCCGGTTATACCAGCTTTATCATGTTCTGAACCATTACCTGTTGTTTGGTGTTTCGTATGGACAACTGGCGCTGGAAATAGCCAGGGAATACACCTAA
- a CDS encoding transporter suffix domain-containing protein, whose translation MVKTIGYIIFGISMLLWLMIPVIPFLGFSVGKAAGITTGLIIAGEITFYLSIFLIGKEFLVKIKNKFKRKKDVPPEIDHVD comes from the coding sequence ATGGTAAAAACTATTGGTTATATCATCTTTGGAATCTCAATGTTGCTGTGGCTTATGATTCCGGTGATCCCATTTCTGGGATTTTCAGTTGGAAAAGCTGCCGGAATAACCACAGGTCTGATTATCGCCGGAGAGATCACCTTTTATCTCAGTATTTTCCTGATTGGCAAGGAATTCCTGGTTAAAATCAAAAATAAATTCAAACGAAAAAAGGATGTTCCACCCGAAATTGACCATGTCGATTGA
- a CDS encoding MORN repeat-containing protein — translation MKPKHLLPTLLLTISVIHFSYSQPGNCKVLKPEIATSYSGECKKGLANGNGTAVGTDKYEGKFKDGLPQGNGTYHYANGDVYIGDFKEGMRSGNGKFTFKFLGKDSTYMGMWKEDKLVKKIVPAAYLVSQKQNLQRYTVQKIKTGNRVVFSFMQNGGNNRSLTGLLFTESSGTLINLGQDQGFDNVQFPFNCKVSYSTLNSFRSSNTDVIFDIQINEPGQWVITLFN, via the coding sequence ATGAAACCAAAACACCTATTACCTACCCTTTTATTAACGATTTCCGTAATTCATTTTTCCTATTCCCAGCCAGGAAACTGTAAAGTTCTAAAACCGGAAATAGCTACAAGTTATTCCGGAGAATGCAAAAAAGGCCTGGCCAATGGCAATGGTACTGCCGTTGGAACCGACAAATACGAAGGGAAGTTTAAAGATGGTTTGCCTCAGGGTAATGGAACTTATCATTATGCAAATGGCGATGTTTACATAGGCGATTTCAAAGAAGGAATGAGGAGTGGCAACGGTAAATTTACGTTCAAATTTCTGGGTAAGGATTCCACCTATATGGGAATGTGGAAAGAAGACAAATTGGTTAAAAAAATCGTCCCGGCAGCTTATCTGGTCTCTCAAAAGCAAAATCTGCAGCGGTACACTGTTCAGAAGATAAAAACGGGAAACCGAGTTGTGTTTTCCTTTATGCAGAATGGTGGTAATAACCGATCGTTAACCGGTTTATTATTTACCGAAAGCAGTGGAACACTTATCAACTTAGGACAGGATCAAGGATTTGACAATGTCCAATTCCCATTCAACTGTAAAGTGTCATACAGTACTTTAAATTCATTTCGATCATCGAATACGGATGTCATTTTCGATATTCAGATTAATGAGCCCGGACAATGGGTGATTACGCTTTTTAATTAA
- a CDS encoding anion permease — protein MGILLQSILGLLTSFFSFFYFKDVYKNRKSLSSKPATGLLGIGFITNFLDTLGIGSFAQQTALFKLFKLVDDRLMPGTMNVGNTLPTVVQAFIFMTSVHVDPVTLVSVSTAAPVGAVLGAGIVSRMPRRKIQEGMGFGLLVVATIILAGLLNWLPVGGEAIGLSGWKLAFIIVMSFIFGALQSIGIGFYAPCMAMTYGLGMHPLTAFPIMMTSTAMLMVAGSSRFIKENAYDRKTAIALTVAGIVGVFLAAYVVKSLPLITLKWIVCVVVFYTSLMMLRSAHVEKSR, from the coding sequence ATGGGAATCCTATTGCAATCCATTCTTGGTTTGTTAACCAGTTTCTTTAGCTTTTTCTATTTCAAAGACGTATACAAGAATCGCAAATCGCTTTCGAGCAAACCTGCCACCGGACTACTTGGAATCGGCTTTATCACCAATTTCCTTGACACATTAGGCATCGGTAGCTTTGCACAACAAACGGCACTATTTAAACTTTTCAAGTTGGTTGACGATCGGCTTATGCCTGGAACGATGAATGTAGGAAATACCTTACCTACAGTTGTTCAAGCCTTTATTTTTATGACTTCTGTTCACGTTGACCCGGTTACTCTCGTATCGGTATCAACTGCTGCGCCTGTTGGGGCTGTTCTGGGAGCAGGAATTGTTTCACGGATGCCACGCCGAAAAATTCAGGAAGGAATGGGCTTTGGTCTTTTAGTTGTTGCAACAATTATACTGGCAGGACTTCTAAATTGGTTACCGGTAGGTGGTGAAGCCATTGGCTTATCGGGATGGAAACTGGCCTTCATTATCGTGATGAGTTTTATTTTTGGTGCCCTGCAAAGCATTGGTATTGGATTTTATGCACCTTGTATGGCAATGACATACGGCTTGGGTATGCATCCATTAACCGCCTTCCCAATCATGATGACTTCAACAGCCATGCTGATGGTAGCCGGAAGTTCAAGGTTTATTAAAGAAAATGCTTACGACAGAAAAACGGCCATTGCCCTTACAGTTGCAGGAATTGTAGGTGTATTTCTTGCAGCTTACGTAGTTAAATCGTTGCCGTTGATTACCTTGAAGTGGATTGTTTGCGTTGTTGTTTTCTATACCTCACTAATGATGCTACGATCGGCACATGTTGAAAAATCAAGATAG
- a CDS encoding sensor histidine kinase — protein sequence MILKILFVIAIILQFFAVAVALKLTRVTKYNFSWMLLTLGFILMAIMRLVEFLPYISDIKPQDYREIFVWGGVITSLAFAIGVFMIQKIFKYMKRTEDSRRLTEKMFLNTIIQTEEKERKRFAKDLHDGLGPLLSSVKMSVSSLAQMKHDEASREIVENTELVINEAIKSLKEISDNLSPHILNNFGLVRALNNFANKINITKIIRINLITELKDERFDASVEVVLYRVICELINNTIKHAHAKKINISLTITDNDYITIIYSDDGKGFDVSKIIEQQGGSGMGFSNIYSRINSLKGEINIESENKKGTLVTIKVLMHDE from the coding sequence ATGATCCTGAAAATATTGTTCGTTATAGCCATTATCCTGCAATTTTTTGCGGTTGCAGTTGCCCTCAAACTAACACGGGTAACCAAATACAATTTTTCGTGGATGCTGCTCACCCTGGGTTTTATCCTGATGGCCATTATGCGCCTGGTCGAGTTTTTACCTTACATCAGCGACATTAAACCTCAGGATTACCGCGAAATTTTTGTCTGGGGAGGCGTAATCACTTCGCTGGCTTTTGCCATTGGGGTTTTTATGATTCAGAAGATTTTCAAGTACATGAAACGAACTGAAGATTCACGGCGGCTGACTGAAAAAATGTTTCTGAATACCATCATTCAAACCGAAGAAAAAGAGAGGAAACGTTTCGCCAAAGACCTGCACGACGGGCTTGGACCGCTACTTTCGAGCGTAAAAATGTCGGTTTCGTCGCTGGCACAAATGAAACACGACGAAGCCTCGCGCGAAATTGTTGAGAATACAGAACTGGTCATTAACGAAGCCATCAAAAGTCTGAAAGAAATCTCCGACAACCTGAGTCCGCATATCCTGAACAACTTCGGCTTGGTGCGGGCGCTCAACAACTTCGCCAACAAAATCAATATCACAAAAATCATCCGGATCAACCTAATTACAGAGTTAAAAGATGAACGGTTTGATGCCAGCGTGGAGGTCGTTTTGTATCGCGTAATCTGCGAATTGATAAACAATACAATCAAACATGCACATGCAAAAAAGATTAACATATCTTTGACAATTACTGACAACGATTATATCACCATCATTTACAGCGATGACGGCAAAGGTTTTGATGTGAGCAAAATAATTGAACAACAGGGCGGAAGCGGAATGGGTTTTTCAAATATTTATTCGCGTATTAATTCGCTGAAGGGTGAAATAAACATAGAAAGTGAAAACAAAAAAGGAACTTTGGTAACCATTAAAGTACTGATGCATGACGAGTAA
- a CDS encoding YciI family protein produces the protein MKEFILLFRANYKDIARVSAAETRERNNRWMDWINDLVDQNHLAEGGNHLAPEGKIIRSNGEISVESIPANNESILGYILILASSLDEAAELAKDCPILAGKGTSVEVREISNN, from the coding sequence ATGAAAGAATTCATTTTACTGTTCAGAGCCAATTATAAGGATATTGCAAGAGTTTCAGCGGCAGAAACCCGCGAGCGAAACAACCGTTGGATGGACTGGATTAACGATTTGGTTGACCAAAATCACTTGGCCGAAGGAGGAAATCATTTGGCCCCGGAAGGGAAAATTATTCGCAGCAACGGCGAAATTTCGGTAGAATCAATACCTGCGAATAACGAATCCATTTTGGGCTACATTCTGATTCTTGCCTCCTCACTCGACGAAGCAGCCGAACTCGCCAAAGACTGCCCTATTTTGGCAGGAAAAGGAACTTCAGTTGAAGTGAGAGAAATCAGCAACAATTAG